A portion of the Limisphaera ngatamarikiensis genome contains these proteins:
- a CDS encoding protein-L-isoaspartate(D-aspartate) O-methyltransferase, whose product MRPVGVPLGALVSWGLFMSVSFVGCAPPEEPQAQTELRRRMVREQLRGPGRDIRNERVLQAMEKVPRHEFVPESVRAHAYEDRPLPIGYGQTISQPFIVAFMTEQVNPQPGERILEVGTGSGYQAAILAEMGAEVYTIEILQPLAERAESTLRRLGYTNVHVRTGDGYLGWPEAAPFDAILVTCAPDHVPAPLVEQLKDGGRMIIPVGPPGMQELVVLRKREGKLERRAVLPVLFVPMTGPGVEGTKR is encoded by the coding sequence ATGAGACCGGTTGGCGTTCCCCTGGGAGCGCTGGTGAGCTGGGGATTGTTCATGAGTGTTTCGTTTGTGGGTTGTGCACCGCCCGAAGAGCCGCAGGCCCAGACGGAATTGCGGCGTCGGATGGTGCGGGAGCAATTGCGCGGGCCCGGACGGGACATCCGTAACGAGCGGGTTTTACAGGCCATGGAGAAGGTTCCCCGGCACGAGTTTGTGCCGGAGTCGGTCCGCGCCCATGCCTACGAAGACCGGCCGTTGCCGATTGGTTACGGCCAAACCATTTCCCAACCCTTCATCGTGGCGTTCATGACGGAACAGGTGAACCCGCAACCGGGGGAAAGGATTCTGGAGGTCGGCACAGGGTCGGGATATCAGGCCGCCATCCTGGCGGAGATGGGAGCCGAAGTTTACACGATCGAGATTCTGCAACCGCTGGCGGAGCGTGCCGAATCCACCCTGCGCCGTCTGGGCTATACGAACGTGCACGTTCGAACCGGCGACGGGTATCTGGGCTGGCCGGAAGCCGCACCGTTTGACGCGATCCTTGTCACGTGCGCGCCCGACCACGTGCCCGCCCCATTGGTGGAACAGCTCAAGGATGGTGGTCGGATGATCATCCCCGTGGGACCTCCGGGGATGCAAGAGTTGGTGGTTTTACGAAAACGGGAGGGGAAGCTGGAGCGACGGGCGGTGCTGCCGGTCCTTTTCGTGCCGATGACGGGTCCCGGAGTGGAAGGAACCAAACGATAG